One Succinivibrio dextrinosolvens DNA window includes the following coding sequences:
- a CDS encoding AAA family ATPase produces MDFEKQSIGTEDFAEHIRTKKIYIDKTSYLPELYGEKVHPNGMRYEDKVLLITRPRRFGKSLTMSMIKNFFELNYANPKDKSNPKELFQNLAISKDQDFCDKYMGEYPVISISLNGISGEDYIEALTSLLNRVGDLYKKYEFLKERKLPEEDELKFSKTIQMAKDGETIAFSNPDVKNNVLHLIKSSLRDLTSYLYRIYNKKVIVIIDEYDVPLQKATANGYYNEMLNVIRGMFESVFKTNEYLEKGIVTGCLRISHESIFTGINNFSIYTVNDEGFNKFIGFTHDETVQLLKENRLISRKDDVMKWYDGYNFSGARMLCPWSVLNFCEGAGSSSNPETFAPQNYWINTSGNDIMRICITKPNAKDSMRLQNLLDDKTEMVKPTDFTAYPEINYKTGFDVMMGMMIHTGYLTVLNIDEKGNMEVKIPNNEIKDSFRKSIEAIYCDDNIPWFEKVKALKAALFKNDKDEVQRLINELLINFVSVRDSAYENFYHGFLLGILSLVTQKASEISSNKENGKGFSDLILKNSGNAVIIEFKKMPSDSTPKILMNTCTEALKQIEDNKYDFNLQQDGYSQIIKYGITFYGKECWVATP; encoded by the coding sequence ATGGATTTTGAAAAACAGAGTATTGGCACTGAAGATTTTGCAGAACATATCAGAACCAAAAAGATTTACATTGATAAAACCTCTTATCTTCCAGAGCTATATGGAGAGAAGGTTCATCCTAATGGTATGCGCTATGAGGATAAGGTTCTGCTGATTACCCGTCCTCGCCGTTTTGGAAAATCCCTGACCATGAGCATGATTAAGAATTTCTTTGAACTTAATTACGCTAATCCAAAGGATAAATCAAATCCCAAGGAGCTTTTTCAGAATCTTGCAATCTCCAAAGATCAAGATTTCTGCGACAAATACATGGGTGAATATCCGGTTATAAGTATTTCACTTAATGGAATATCAGGAGAAGATTACATTGAAGCCTTAACCTCTCTGCTAAATCGTGTTGGAGATTTATATAAAAAATACGAATTTTTAAAGGAAAGAAAACTTCCTGAAGAAGACGAATTAAAGTTTTCTAAAACTATCCAAATGGCAAAAGATGGTGAAACCATTGCTTTCAGCAATCCAGATGTTAAAAACAATGTTCTTCACCTGATTAAATCGTCTTTAAGGGATTTAACTTCATATCTATATAGAATTTACAACAAAAAAGTAATTGTAATTATTGATGAATACGATGTTCCTCTGCAGAAAGCTACAGCAAATGGATACTATAATGAAATGCTGAATGTAATCAGAGGAATGTTTGAATCTGTATTCAAAACCAACGAATACCTCGAAAAAGGAATCGTGACAGGCTGTCTGCGTATCAGTCATGAGAGTATCTTCACAGGCATCAATAATTTTTCAATCTATACAGTCAATGATGAAGGCTTTAACAAATTTATAGGCTTTACACATGATGAAACGGTTCAGCTTTTAAAGGAGAACAGGCTAATCTCAAGAAAAGATGATGTCATGAAATGGTATGACGGGTATAACTTTTCAGGAGCCAGAATGCTCTGTCCATGGAGTGTTTTGAATTTCTGCGAAGGTGCCGGTTCCTCAAGCAATCCAGAGACCTTTGCTCCACAGAACTACTGGATTAACACCTCTGGCAATGACATCATGAGAATATGTATTACTAAACCTAATGCAAAAGACTCCATGAGATTGCAGAATCTTTTAGATGATAAGACAGAAATGGTCAAACCAACTGATTTCACAGCCTACCCTGAAATTAATTATAAAACAGGCTTTGATGTCATGATGGGAATGATGATTCATACTGGATATCTGACTGTGCTCAACATTGATGAAAAAGGAAACATGGAAGTAAAAATTCCAAACAATGAAATAAAGGACAGCTTTAGAAAAAGTATAGAGGCAATTTATTGTGATGATAATATTCCATGGTTTGAAAAAGTTAAAGCCCTAAAGGCAGCCTTGTTCAAAAATGACAAAGATGAGGTACAAAGGCTCATTAATGAACTGCTTATTAACTTTGTCAGTGTAAGAGATTCAGCCTACGAAAATTTTTACCATGGTTTCCTCCTAGGAATACTTTCTTTGGTTACACAAAAAGCTTCAGAAATCTCTTCAAACAAGGAAAATGGTAAAGGATTTTCTGACCTAATATTAAAGAACAGTGGAAATGCTGTAATCATAGAATTCAAGAAAATGCCATCTGATTCGACCCCAAAAATACTAATGAATACCTGTACTGAGGCACTGAAGCAAATTGAAGATAATAAATATGATTTCAATCTGCAGCAGGATGGGTATAGTCAGATCATCAAGTATGGAATAACCTTTTACGGCAAGGAATGCTGGGTAGCCACCCCTTAA
- a CDS encoding AAA family ATPase yields the protein MDFEKQSIGTEDFAEHIRTKKIYIDKTSYLPELYGEKVHPNGMRYEDKVLLITRPRRFGKSLTMSMIKNFFELNYANPKDKSNPKELFQNLAISKDQDFCDKYMGEYPVISISLRGINGTCFASAIGSFLFEIGRVYNQYSFILNSDILTEKEKSDFNYIIDISNQNDFDKWYETHKIDSSLKIKNSLFLLTYLLNKIYKKKCIVIVDEYDVPLQKATVENYYKEMLDVVRGMFESVFKTNEYLEKGIVTGCLRISHESIFTGINNFSIYTVNDEGFNKFIGFTHDEVVELLQKQKLSSKENTVMKWYDGYNFSGARMLCPWSVLNFCEGAGSSSNPETFAPQNYWINTSGNDIMRICITKPNAKDSMRLQNLLDDKTEMVKPTDFTAYPEINYKTGFDVMMGMMIHTGYLTVLNIDEKGNMEVKIPNNEIKDSFRKSIEAIYCDDNIPWFEKVKALKAALFKNDKDEVQRLINELLINFVSVRNTAQESYYHGFLSGVLSLTVNDPEEIKSDMESGKGFSDLRLISDLKKNVIIIEFKKLEKGESFEDICAEALQQIEEKQYAYPYAQKNYRILKYGIGFYGKECWVEVA from the coding sequence ATGGATTTTGAAAAACAGAGTATTGGCACTGAAGATTTTGCAGAACATATCAGAACCAAAAAGATTTACATTGATAAAACCTCTTATCTTCCAGAGCTATATGGAGAGAAGGTTCATCCTAATGGTATGCGCTATGAGGATAAGGTTCTGCTGATTACCCGTCCTCGCCGTTTTGGAAAATCCCTGACCATGAGCATGATTAAGAATTTCTTTGAACTTAATTACGCTAATCCAAAGGATAAATCAAATCCCAAGGAGCTTTTTCAGAATCTTGCAATCTCCAAAGATCAAGATTTCTGCGACAAATACATGGGTGAATATCCGGTTATAAGTATTTCACTTAGAGGAATAAATGGAACCTGTTTTGCTTCAGCTATTGGCTCATTTCTCTTTGAGATTGGAAGAGTCTATAACCAATATTCTTTTATTCTTAACAGTGATATCCTTACTGAAAAAGAAAAATCTGATTTTAACTATATCATTGACATTTCAAATCAGAATGACTTTGATAAGTGGTATGAAACACATAAGATTGATTCAAGTCTAAAGATCAAAAACAGCCTTTTCTTACTTACCTACCTTCTAAATAAAATCTATAAGAAAAAATGTATAGTCATAGTTGATGAATATGACGTACCTCTTCAGAAGGCAACTGTAGAAAACTACTATAAGGAAATGCTTGACGTTGTCAGAGGTATGTTTGAATCTGTATTCAAAACCAACGAATACCTCGAAAAAGGAATCGTGACAGGCTGTCTGCGTATCAGTCATGAGAGTATCTTCACAGGCATCAATAATTTTTCAATCTATACAGTCAATGATGAAGGCTTTAACAAATTTATAGGCTTTACACATGATGAAGTGGTGGAACTTCTCCAAAAGCAGAAACTAAGTTCTAAAGAAAACACTGTCATGAAATGGTATGACGGGTATAACTTTTCAGGAGCCAGAATGCTCTGTCCATGGAGTGTTTTGAATTTCTGCGAAGGTGCCGGTTCCTCAAGCAATCCAGAGACCTTTGCTCCACAGAACTACTGGATTAACACCTCTGGCAATGACATCATGAGAATATGTATTACTAAACCTAATGCAAAAGACTCCATGAGATTGCAGAATCTTTTAGATGATAAGACAGAAATGGTCAAACCAACTGATTTCACAGCCTACCCTGAAATTAATTATAAAACAGGCTTTGATGTCATGATGGGAATGATGATTCATACTGGATATCTGACTGTGCTCAACATTGATGAAAAAGGAAACATGGAAGTAAAAATTCCAAACAATGAAATAAAGGACAGCTTTAGAAAAAGTATAGAGGCAATTTATTGTGATGATAATATTCCATGGTTTGAAAAAGTTAAAGCCCTAAAGGCAGCCTTGTTCAAAAATGACAAAGATGAGGTACAAAGGCTCATTAATGAACTGCTTATTAACTTTGTCAGTGTAAGAAATACAGCACAGGAGAGTTACTATCACGGATTTCTATCTGGTGTACTATCACTAACTGTAAATGATCCTGAAGAAATAAAATCAGATATGGAAAGTGGCAAGGGTTTTTCTGATTTAAGACTAATTTCTGATCTAAAAAAGAATGTAATCATCATTGAATTTAAAAAACTTGAAAAAGGAGAAAGCTTTGAGGATATCTGTGCAGAGGCATTACAACAGATAGAAGAAAAACAATATGCATATCCTTATGCACAGAAGAACTACCGAATACTAAAGTATGGAATAGGATTTTACGGCAAGGAATGCTGGGTCGAAGTTGCATAA
- the asd gene encoding aspartate-semialdehyde dehydrogenase, which produces MQKVGLIGWRGMVGSVLMERMQQEKDFDLIDAVFFSTSQTGQKAPSFNGKDYGVLQDAYNLDALKAMDIIITAQGGDYTTKMYQALRDTGWNGYWIDAASTLRMKDETKIILDPVNHEVLADALNAGIKSYIGGNCTVSLLLIALAGLIKTGKVEWISTQTYQAASGAGAKNMRELLCQMGALYDCVNSELADPHSSILDIERKVRAKMNDSSFPTDNFGAPLAGSVLPWIDKELENGQSREEWKSQAEANKILGYAPGTLPIDGNCVRISSMRCHSQALTIKLKENLSIANIEELISAQNPWAKVIPNHKEITLSELTPAKVSGSLYVPIGRMRKMNMGENFLSAFTVGDQLLWGAAEPLRCMLRQIIG; this is translated from the coding sequence ATGCAGAAAGTTGGTTTGATTGGATGGCGTGGTATGGTAGGCTCCGTACTTATGGAGCGTATGCAACAGGAAAAGGATTTTGATCTGATTGATGCTGTATTCTTTTCAACCTCACAGACAGGTCAGAAGGCACCTTCATTTAACGGTAAGGATTATGGCGTTCTTCAGGATGCCTATAATCTTGATGCCCTAAAGGCTATGGATATCATTATCACTGCTCAGGGCGGTGATTACACCACTAAGATGTATCAGGCTTTAAGAGATACCGGCTGGAATGGTTACTGGATCGATGCCGCATCTACCTTAAGAATGAAGGATGAAACCAAGATTATTCTTGATCCTGTAAATCATGAGGTGTTAGCTGATGCCCTGAATGCAGGCATCAAATCCTATATTGGCGGTAACTGCACCGTAAGTCTGCTTTTAATTGCTCTGGCAGGTTTAATCAAGACTGGTAAGGTTGAGTGGATTTCAACTCAGACCTATCAGGCTGCATCAGGTGCAGGAGCAAAGAATATGCGTGAGCTTCTGTGTCAGATGGGTGCACTGTATGACTGTGTAAATTCTGAGCTTGCAGATCCTCACAGCTCAATTTTGGATATTGAGCGTAAGGTTCGTGCAAAGATGAATGACTCATCCTTCCCAACTGACAATTTTGGTGCTCCTTTAGCCGGAAGTGTTCTGCCATGGATTGATAAGGAACTTGAGAACGGTCAGAGCCGTGAAGAGTGGAAGAGCCAGGCTGAGGCCAACAAGATTTTAGGTTACGCTCCAGGCACTCTTCCTATTGACGGTAACTGCGTAAGAATTAGTTCAATGCGCTGTCACAGTCAGGCTCTGACTATTAAGCTAAAAGAAAATCTGTCAATAGCTAATATTGAAGAGCTGATTTCTGCTCAGAATCCATGGGCAAAGGTAATACCAAATCACAAGGAGATTACTTTATCAGAGTTAACACCTGCAAAGGTGTCAGGTTCTCTATATGTACCTATCGGACGTATGAGAAAGATGAATATGGGGGAAAATTTCTTATCAGCCTTCACTGTTGGTGATCAGTTGCTATGGGGTGCTGCAGAGCCATTACGCTGTATGCTTCGTCAGATTATCGGTTAA
- a CDS encoding YcaO-like family protein: MTTIVGKDAPLEQSIEHFTDTLKKLNIEVVEDNWLNPLDNVYSVHLAIASLPCIYTNGKGSSRLAARASAYGELFERLATHLSFSDYYLGLDNSNAPYVHFKDEKWTVIDQADPSLPTDVLNASLRKFYSENNDLNLEDLVDLQSSSFSRGVCSIPFTNARNGEVVYFPVNLLDNLYGSNGMSAGNTEYEALVQGLSEIIERYVKKEVIKRGLALPVIPDEILSKYEKSYKTLQELKGNHLTAVCYDASLGGKFPVVCVVLFNQSNGTCFASFGSHPIFEVALDRTLTELMQGRTFSDLDNFDAPDFDLERTSDIVNLESHFVDSTGILPMQMFKKVPDYRFVAWDFSGNTQEQYKALRYMIAKLGFDIYVRSYNYLGVCVYRTVVPGMSEIYPVDDLIYNNTNSGIDFQEALLSLPQTEESIETYKSYLEELENENVDNDALVCPLLGILPDSKSAWESLRMGELRCLIALAAGEHEKALEYAQWTISFNQVNFTLDKIAFYQCITKILECKTEGSLKLEDYQQGLELLFGKKTFETALDHVNGNARFGNLIASDLNLKGFSAHQELIRIYNILKEAQENHNVKK, encoded by the coding sequence ATGACCACCATTGTTGGTAAGGATGCTCCTTTAGAGCAGAGTATTGAACATTTTACTGATACTTTAAAGAAACTGAATATAGAAGTTGTTGAAGATAACTGGTTAAATCCTCTGGATAACGTATATTCAGTTCACTTGGCAATTGCATCTCTTCCTTGCATCTATACCAATGGAAAAGGTTCATCCAGACTTGCCGCAAGGGCTTCAGCCTACGGTGAGCTTTTTGAGAGACTGGCAACCCATCTGTCATTTTCAGATTACTATCTTGGACTTGATAATTCCAATGCACCATACGTTCATTTTAAGGATGAGAAATGGACTGTTATCGATCAGGCTGATCCTAGCCTTCCTACAGATGTACTTAATGCCTCACTTCGCAAGTTCTATTCAGAGAATAACGATCTAAATCTTGAGGATCTGGTTGACCTTCAGTCATCATCGTTCTCCAGAGGCGTCTGCTCTATTCCTTTTACAAACGCCAGAAACGGTGAAGTCGTGTACTTCCCAGTAAATCTTCTGGATAACCTGTACGGCTCTAACGGTATGTCTGCTGGAAATACAGAATATGAAGCTCTGGTACAGGGGCTTTCAGAAATTATCGAGCGATATGTTAAAAAAGAAGTAATAAAAAGAGGTCTCGCTCTTCCTGTAATTCCAGATGAAATTCTCTCAAAATACGAGAAATCCTATAAGACCCTGCAAGAGCTCAAAGGCAATCATCTGACTGCCGTTTGTTATGACGCTTCATTAGGAGGAAAATTTCCGGTAGTCTGTGTAGTACTGTTTAACCAGAGCAACGGAACCTGTTTTGCATCTTTCGGATCACACCCTATTTTTGAGGTTGCGCTAGATAGAACACTGACAGAACTGATGCAGGGTAGAACCTTCAGCGATCTTGATAACTTTGATGCCCCGGATTTTGATCTTGAAAGAACTTCTGACATAGTTAATCTGGAAAGTCATTTCGTTGACTCAACCGGTATTCTTCCAATGCAGATGTTCAAAAAAGTTCCAGATTACCGTTTTGTAGCCTGGGATTTCAGTGGCAATACTCAGGAACAGTACAAAGCATTAAGATACATGATTGCAAAACTTGGTTTTGATATCTATGTCCGTTCCTACAATTACCTTGGTGTCTGCGTCTACCGTACTGTTGTTCCAGGAATGTCAGAAATCTATCCTGTAGATGATCTTATCTACAACAACACCAACAGCGGCATTGATTTCCAGGAGGCACTGCTATCTCTACCTCAGACAGAGGAATCCATAGAGACCTACAAGAGCTATCTTGAAGAACTTGAAAATGAGAATGTAGACAATGATGCCTTGGTCTGCCCTCTATTAGGAATTCTGCCTGACAGCAAATCTGCCTGGGAGAGCCTGCGTATGGGAGAGCTTCGCTGTCTCATTGCTCTGGCGGCAGGAGAACACGAAAAAGCTCTTGAGTATGCCCAGTGGACAATCTCTTTCAATCAGGTTAACTTCACGTTGGATAAGATTGCCTTCTACCAGTGCATCACCAAGATTCTTGAATGTAAAACTGAAGGCTCACTAAAACTTGAGGATTACCAGCAAGGTCTTGAGCTGTTATTTGGAAAGAAAACATTCGAGACCGCCCTTGATCATGTAAACGGAAATGCAAGATTTGGCAACCTGATTGCATCCGATCTGAACCTCAAGGGATTTTCTGCCCATCAGGAGCTAATCAGAATCTACAATATCCTAAAAGAAGCACAGGAAAACCATAATGTTAAAAAATAA
- a CDS encoding lipoprotein insertase outer membrane protein LolB, whose product MLKNKIYLSVICASVFLLNACSSGIEETDFSKLTPEQRIEKISKISELKENNKIALFSTKTNSRLAVNSVYHYKNKAFSLEFLGPMGMRYAKLDVLANGTTYLDVQGRNFNGDNARALLKEQFNLDIPVEKLPDIMFGIPDGKCSYDTHGYVNKATLSEGYEVAYKQYKTFKGGVVLPSDIEIIAPNNRVVIKVNSVTTLK is encoded by the coding sequence ATGTTAAAAAATAAAATTTATCTATCTGTTATCTGTGCATCGGTATTCTTACTCAATGCCTGTTCTTCAGGAATTGAAGAAACAGATTTTTCAAAACTGACACCTGAACAGCGAATTGAAAAGATTTCAAAAATCAGTGAGTTAAAAGAGAATAACAAAATTGCACTTTTCTCAACAAAAACTAACAGCAGACTAGCGGTAAACAGTGTTTATCACTATAAGAACAAAGCTTTCTCATTAGAATTTTTAGGCCCTATGGGGATGCGCTATGCCAAACTTGATGTACTGGCAAACGGCACAACTTACCTTGATGTACAGGGAAGAAATTTTAACGGGGATAATGCAAGAGCTCTACTAAAAGAACAGTTCAATCTTGATATTCCAGTTGAAAAACTTCCTGATATCATGTTCGGAATTCCAGATGGCAAATGCTCATACGATACTCACGGATATGTGAACAAAGCCACCCTTTCAGAAGGGTATGAGGTTGCATACAAGCAGTACAAAACATTTAAAGGCGGGGTTGTGCTACCTTCAGACATTGAGATAATCGCCCCAAATAATAGGGTTGTAATCAAAGTTAACAGCGTTACCACTCTGAAATAG
- the ispE gene encoding 4-(cytidine 5'-diphospho)-2-C-methyl-D-erythritol kinase, which produces MKYNFLSPCKLNLFLYITGKREDGYHNLQTLFVVLDYGDMMHFENTDDGKIELTTDFGFDVKKNLIYRAAKLLQDKTGCSLGVTISIDKILPQGGGLGGGSANAATTLLVLNKLWNLNLSEKELIEMGTGLGADVPIFIKGKTCFAEGIGEKLVEVDYPQKYYLVVTPDCSVPTAKLFSSDKLKKDSPCRSYNELLALPFENCFTPVVINEYPQVKDLLAKLSVYGKSYMSGSGSSCFVEFNDELSANNALSEFRKTGFKCFVAKSVEQSSVLKKLHQIK; this is translated from the coding sequence ATGAAATATAACTTCCTAAGCCCTTGTAAGCTTAATCTTTTCTTATACATTACAGGTAAAAGAGAGGATGGCTATCATAATCTCCAGACACTGTTTGTGGTTTTGGATTATGGTGACATGATGCATTTTGAAAACACTGATGATGGAAAAATTGAATTAACCACAGACTTTGGGTTTGATGTTAAAAAGAATCTGATTTACAGAGCGGCAAAGCTGTTACAGGATAAAACCGGCTGTTCCCTTGGTGTCACTATTTCCATAGACAAGATTCTTCCTCAGGGAGGCGGTCTCGGAGGAGGCTCAGCCAACGCTGCCACAACACTGCTTGTGCTAAATAAGTTGTGGAATCTGAATCTTTCTGAAAAAGAGCTTATAGAAATGGGAACAGGACTTGGTGCTGATGTTCCGATCTTTATAAAAGGGAAAACCTGCTTTGCCGAAGGTATAGGAGAAAAGCTCGTTGAAGTAGATTATCCACAGAAATACTACCTGGTGGTTACTCCTGATTGCTCAGTGCCTACAGCAAAGTTATTTTCCTCAGATAAACTCAAAAAAGATTCTCCTTGCAGATCCTATAATGAGCTTTTAGCATTGCCATTTGAAAACTGTTTTACCCCAGTTGTTATAAACGAATATCCACAGGTAAAGGACCTGTTAGCTAAACTTTCAGTCTATGGAAAATCTTACATGTCAGGAAGTGGCTCTTCCTGTTTTGTTGAGTTTAACGACGAACTAAGCGCAAATAATGCCTTATCTGAATTTAGGAAGACAGGATTTAAATGTTTTGTTGCCAAATCTGTAGAACAATCCTCAGTATTAAAGAAGCTCCATCAGATAAAATAA
- a CDS encoding AAA family ATPase — MGKYINRGYDDFRVTFDSEIFVDKSELLAVLNKYIKKEGRYVCISRPRRFGKSVTANMLCAYYSKETDSSFIFNKLNISSSSEYKKHLNQYNTIFINMQLFLSNAKGDVPDMLAAIESEIKRELKESYPEITISTDRPLNLILDDIYRNYKNSTEITNGFIFIIDEWDCILREKQNDAEGIKIYLDYLRALLKDQSYVALAYMTGILPIKKYGSHSALNMFDEYSMAEPGEYAPYVGFTQDEVKSLCVKYNSDFDTMKKWYDGYVFDNELHLYNPNSVVKALQRNKFLSFWSQTETFEGLARYIELNMEGLRDDIISLIADNEIVVNTATFHNDMTTFITKDDVLTLLIHLGYLAINPNSDLRDVDNDKIFAIHIPNEEIRKEFKNITRNNKKYSEIYSLIDNSLDLLSDIWDGKTDNVAKAFDLAHQDHSSILKYNDENSLSCVISLALYLGTVDTYTVHREMPSGKGFADMVYIPKPGIDKPALLVELKYDKSAETAIDQIKQKNYDRIFKDYNGDVLLVGINYNKDTKEHQCIIEKRKKN; from the coding sequence ATGGGCAAATATATAAATAGAGGATATGATGATTTCAGAGTAACTTTTGACTCTGAGATATTTGTCGATAAATCAGAGTTGTTAGCTGTTCTGAATAAATATATAAAAAAAGAAGGCCGCTACGTCTGTATCAGCAGACCAAGACGATTTGGAAAATCTGTAACAGCAAATATGCTCTGCGCATATTACTCAAAAGAAACTGATAGCTCATTCATCTTTAATAAACTCAATATCTCTAGCTCAAGCGAGTATAAAAAGCATTTAAATCAATACAACACCATCTTTATAAACATGCAGCTATTCTTAAGCAATGCAAAAGGTGATGTTCCAGATATGCTAGCTGCTATTGAATCAGAAATTAAAAGAGAATTAAAAGAATCTTACCCTGAAATAACTATTTCAACTGATAGACCTCTTAATCTAATTCTTGATGACATATACAGGAATTACAAAAACTCAACTGAAATTACTAATGGATTTATCTTTATCATAGACGAATGGGACTGCATCTTAAGAGAAAAACAAAATGATGCAGAGGGAATAAAAATATATCTTGATTACCTTAGAGCTCTCCTAAAAGACCAGTCTTACGTTGCTCTTGCATACATGACAGGAATTCTTCCGATCAAGAAATACGGATCACACAGTGCCTTAAATATGTTTGATGAGTATTCAATGGCAGAACCTGGAGAATATGCTCCATACGTTGGTTTTACTCAAGATGAAGTAAAATCACTATGCGTAAAATACAACTCTGATTTCGATACCATGAAAAAATGGTATGACGGATATGTCTTTGATAATGAACTACACCTTTATAATCCTAACTCTGTTGTTAAAGCTCTTCAGAGAAATAAATTCCTAAGTTTCTGGTCTCAGACAGAAACTTTTGAAGGACTTGCTAGATACATTGAACTGAATATGGAAGGACTTCGTGATGATATTATATCCCTCATTGCGGATAACGAAATAGTTGTTAATACAGCAACCTTCCATAATGACATGACAACATTCATTACAAAAGATGATGTTTTAACTCTGCTAATCCATTTAGGGTATCTTGCAATAAATCCCAACTCAGATCTCAGAGATGTAGACAATGATAAGATTTTTGCCATTCATATTCCTAATGAAGAGATAAGAAAAGAATTCAAAAATATCACCCGAAATAACAAAAAATACTCTGAAATATATTCCTTAATTGATAATTCACTGGATTTACTCAGTGATATTTGGGATGGTAAAACTGATAACGTTGCAAAAGCCTTTGATTTAGCCCATCAGGACCATTCGTCAATACTTAAATACAATGATGAGAACTCTCTAAGCTGTGTTATATCTCTGGCCTTGTATCTTGGTACAGTCGACACCTATACTGTGCATAGAGAAATGCCTTCTGGTAAAGGTTTTGCTGATATGGTCTATATTCCAAAGCCAGGAATAGATAAACCAGCTCTTCTAGTTGAACTTAAATACGATAAATCAGCAGAAACAGCTATTGACCAGATAAAACAAAAGAACTATGACAGAATCTTTAAAGACTACAATGGAGACGTTCTTTTGGTTGGAATTAACTATAACAAAGATACAAAAGAGCACCAATGTATTATTGAAAAGAGAAAGAAAAACTGA
- a CDS encoding ribose-phosphate pyrophosphokinase gives MADMKLFAGNATPELAKKIADRLYTRLGDAIVDRFSDGEVHVQINENVRGCDIFVIQSTCAPSNDNLMELIVMIDALRRASAGRITAVIPYFGYARQDRRLRSARVPITAKVVADFLSSVGVDRVLTVDLHAEQIQGFFDVPVDNCFSSGIFVEDMHTLNLTNPCIVSPDMGGVVRARAIAKLLNNADIAIIDKRRPKPNVAEVMNLIGDVQDRECIIVDDIIDTGGTLCKAAEALKKRGAKSVIAYGTHAVLSGNAYSNIAESQIDSLVVSDSIPASDKFRKLKNFRELSLASMLAEAIRRINNEESISAMFEQH, from the coding sequence ATGGCTGATATGAAGCTCTTTGCCGGAAATGCAACTCCGGAGCTAGCTAAAAAAATTGCAGATCGTCTTTACACCCGCCTTGGCGATGCTATCGTTGACCGTTTTTCAGATGGAGAAGTTCACGTACAGATCAACGAAAATGTACGAGGATGTGATATTTTCGTCATCCAGTCTACCTGCGCACCAAGCAACGATAACCTAATGGAACTAATCGTAATGATTGATGCTCTACGTAGAGCATCTGCAGGACGTATTACTGCTGTTATTCCTTATTTCGGATACGCTCGTCAGGATAGACGTTTACGTTCAGCTCGAGTACCTATCACTGCAAAAGTAGTGGCTGATTTCCTATCAAGTGTTGGTGTTGACAGAGTTTTAACCGTCGACCTGCACGCAGAGCAGATCCAAGGCTTCTTCGATGTTCCTGTTGATAACTGCTTCTCCAGCGGAATATTTGTAGAGGATATGCATACACTGAATCTGACCAATCCTTGTATTGTATCTCCTGATATGGGCGGTGTGGTTAGAGCAAGAGCAATTGCAAAACTACTAAACAATGCAGATATTGCCATTATTGATAAGCGTCGTCCTAAGCCAAATGTTGCTGAGGTTATGAATCTTATCGGAGATGTTCAGGATAGAGAGTGCATCATTGTAGATGACATTATTGATACTGGCGGAACCCTATGCAAAGCAGCAGAAGCTTTAAAGAAGAGAGGAGCAAAGTCAGTTATTGCTTATGGTACCCATGCTGTACTGTCAGGAAATGCCTACAGCAATATCGCTGAATCTCAGATTGATTCTCTGGTGGTTTCTGATTCAATTCCTGCATCAGACAAATTCAGGAAACTTAAGAATTTCAGAGAACTGAGCTTAGCCTCAATGCTTGCAGAAGCAATTCGCAGAATAAACAACGAAGAGTCTATCTCTGCAATGTTCGAACAGCACTAA